Proteins co-encoded in one Triplophysa dalaica isolate WHDGS20190420 chromosome 16, ASM1584641v1, whole genome shotgun sequence genomic window:
- the drd1a gene encoding D(1) dopamine receptor, with protein MDLNLTTVIDSGLMESDQSSRVLTGCFLFLLILSTLLGNTLVCAAVTKFRHLRSKVTNFFVISLAVSDLLVAILVMPWKAVTEVAGFWPFGSFCDVWVAFDIMCSTASILNLCVISVDRYWAISSPFRYERKMTPRVAFVMISVAWTLSVLISFIPVQLKWHKAQATSLSQVNASYGTPLMDNCDSSLNRTYAISSSLISFYIPVAIMIVTYTQIYRIAQKQIKRISALERAAESAQIRHDSMGSASNMDSESSFKLSFKRETKVLKTLSVIMGVFVCCWLPFFILNCMVPFCKHGMKSSDAHLHCISPKTFDVFVWFGWANSSLNPIIYAFNADFRRAFAILLGCQRLCPGSNSMETPSLNKN; from the coding sequence ATGGATCTTAACCTGACAACTGTCATAGACAGTGGCTTGATGGAAAGTGACCAATCCTCAAGAGTTCTCACAGGTTGCTTTCTATTTCTTCTGATTCTTTCCACCTTACTGGGGAACACGTTGGTTTGTGCAGCTGTCACAAAGTTTCGCCACCTGCGCTCTAAAGTCACCAACTTTTTTGTCATCTCGCTGGCGGTGTCGGACTTGCTGGTGGCCATCCTGGTCATGCCCTGGAAGGCTGTGACAGAGGTGGCTGGCTTTTGGCCCTTCGGTTCCTTCTGTGACGTTTGGGTAGCTTTCGACATCATGTGCTCCACAGCTTCCATCCTGAACCTCTGCGTTATCAGCGTAGACCGATACTGGGCCATTTCTAGCCCGTTCCGCTACGAGAGGAAGATGACTCCCAGGGTGGCCTTCGTGATGATCAGTGTGGCTTGGACGCTATCTGTGCTCATCTCATTTATCCCGGTGCAGTTAAAATGGCACAAGGCACAGGCGACAAGCCTTTCCCAGGTGAACGCTTCATACGGGACGCCGCTGATGGACAACTGTGATTCAAGCCTCAACAGGACATACGCTATATCCTCCTCGCTCATCAGCTTCTACATTCCCGTTGCCATCATGATTGTGACGTACACGCAGATATACAGAATTGCCCAGAAGCAGATCAAAAGGATCTCCGCCCTGGAACGGGCCGCTGAGAGTGCTCAGATCCGCCACGACAGCATGGGCAGTGCTTCGAACATGGATTCGGAGAGCTCTTTTAAATTGTCTTTCAAAAGGGAAACGAAAGTGTTAAAAACTCTGTCTGTCATAATGGGAGTGTTTGTTTGCTGCTGGCTGCCCTTTTTCATCCTGAACTGCATGGTGCCATTTTGCAAGCACGGTATGAAAAGCAGTGACGCCCATCTGCACTGCATCAGCCCAAAAACGTTTGATGTTTTCGTGTGGTTCGGGTGGGCCAATTCCTCGCTTAACCCCATCATATATGCCTTCAATGCCGACTTTCGCAGAGCTTTCGCTATCCTTCTGGGATGCCAAAGACTTTGTCCGGGAAGCAATAGCATGGAGACACCCAGTCTGAACAAAAACTGA